In Eremothecium gossypii ATCC 10895 chromosome V, complete sequence, the genomic stretch GCGAGACGTTCAAGAAGCGCGTGCTGGAGAAGATGTACGACGACCGCAtgctcgagcagctgcgcgcgggtagccgcgggcgccgccCCGAGCGGCCCGCGCTGCCGGGCAGCGACGCAGACCAGGtcgtgctgctgcagaaccGTCTACACAAGCTGGAGCGGCAACTGTTCGAGACGCAGAAGGAGCTCGAGCTGGCCAAGAAGAAGCTCATGTTTGCGCACGAGAAGACCAAGCTCTTCGAATCGCTGCTCGACGACGCAAACGTCGACGACGACTACGTCAAGTCCCGCCGACGAATCACCAACCTGCGCGCCACCACCGATAACCAACCCGCGTTGCGGTCGCTGTCGCCATCGCCGCAGCGACCATATCCGGTCAACCCGCTCTTCACGTCCAGTCCGATTCGCCAAGTGAACGACAGCCCGCGCAAGCAGATAAACAAACCTGACGATTTTTACGCTAAGTACCCGACCATTCCGAAGACCGAGCTCCTGAACAAGCAACCGTCCGAAAACGCTGCCGCCGGGCGTGCGAAGGAGTCGCTCTCGCCCGTGAGGATCGATTACAGCAAGTACTCTTCACCTCGTCGAAAGTGATGTTTGATTTTGAGGTTTTGCTCTCCTCACTAGGTGAATGGTACATAATAGTTTGCATGCATATGTCACGGGCAAACCGCGCGGCCGTAGCATCTCTAAAGGTGCACTAGTGCTTCAGGCAATTTTAATTAGTGGCGGGGTGGAACTACGACACTTCCAGAAGACATTTGCCTGTGCTAGAAGCTCGGTATAAGGACAACAAGGTAGTATCTATGAGCACGGGGGATTTTCTGGGCAAGGGTATCGAACTGATCCAAAAGGCCATTGACTTGGATACGGCAACGCAGTATCAGGATG encodes the following:
- the CSA1 gene encoding Csa1p (Syntenic homolog of Saccharomyces cerevisiae YLR457C (NBP1) and YPR174C), translated to MLEPLKNIVSDFWLKTDTRKREYGSLDEWKQQRGQERIGRPRRRASTRYKVTKPSAVHQSALPLPVERPGAAAVRRNERTWWDRLCGVFSAEQRDLHGMRDAFANYRLPPTEELEGRRRRGTASQRIARSETFKKRVLEKMYDDRMLEQLRAGSRGRRPERPALPGSDADQVVLLQNRLHKLERQLFETQKELELAKKKLMFAHEKTKLFESLLDDANVDDDYVKSRRRITNLRATTDNQPALRSLSPSPQRPYPVNPLFTSSPIRQVNDSPRKQINKPDDFYAKYPTIPKTELLNKQPSENAAAGRAKESLSPVRIDYSKYSSPRRK